Genomic window (Daucus carota subsp. sativus chromosome 5, DH1 v3.0, whole genome shotgun sequence):
AGTAGGACAATTAAGGAGATgactttaattttaaaaatcgcTTTGTTTTGCACCAGTACATCACCAGTTAATAGGCCTACCATGAGAGAAGTTATTGCAATGATGTTAAATGTTAGGGAAGCTGCGAGTAACACACCATCATCTCCAACCTCAGAAACTCCTTTGGACGAGGATGAATCTGACAGAGGTACGAAACTGATCTACTTATATTCCCTGTAAAGTAACCTACTCTATAAGCTTCCCTGAAACACAGAGTAGTGTTCATTTTTAATTTGACACTTGGGCTCAGATATATAATCATAGTGGTATATGAACAGGCACATAATTTTGTATGTGCtttttcctgcaaaaaattAAGCGATGACCACTAATACTGCAACTCAAGATATGTGAACCATGCTATTATAAGTGTTTATATATAACAAACATGTTGTTCATGCTGATTTGCTCTTTAGTTTTAACTGTCTCAATCATGGTTTTGTGAACAGTTCTTCCCACATTCGGAAAGCGAACAGGACTGCAACTCACATAAATAGTTAAATAAGAATTCCTTTCTTATGAACACCAATGAAGGTGATTATTGGCGCATCTTCTTATATAGTTCATATTGCAGGTTCGATGGAGCTATAGGATACAACCCTTCTGATCAAGAACGGTGCTCAAAGAAGGGATAATTAATCTGACAAGGGATATCGATCTGGAACACCTGTTATGTAATTATTTCTTTTGGATAATGCAGGGAAAATAAGAAAGCTTTATAGCTTCTAGGCATCTCTGTTATGTTGCTCGAGTTGACTGACCAAAAATGTAAAGGTTAGCGAAATGATTTGCATCATTCTTACTGTACAAAAAGGAAGTAAATCTTCATCATAATATCAATATATGGATCTCTCTCAATAATATATCAGTAGTTTTAGATCTTCTGTCTGGTAGCATTTGATAATGAACGTGCACAGGAGAAGGTTTATATTACAGAACAAAAATGTACTGGCTATTTGAACTTCAAAGAAGCATTTATAAGATTAAAGTTGCATAATTCCAATATGATCAATGTGTATCAAGATAACTGTTTAAAACCGAAAGGGAAAATCTCAAACAGATGATAGGATCATCCCTGTCAATTAAAAAGGAATGAAAAAGAAAACCCCCCAAAGATAAAGAAGCTGTATCTACAAAAGCATAAATTATAGGCCCCTCCTGCTTCCATTGAGTTTAATGAGAAAAAAGAACAAAAGAATAGATGAAGCTCCCCTGGGGTTATATAGCAGCCCTCACAGCTGTGCCAGTATTCCACCCTCGCTCCTTTTCTCTATGGCCTTGCTGCTTCTGCGGAGTGTCCTTGGCTACCCTTCTACCATTTCCATTCAATACTCTCTGCGCCATCATCTTCCCTCGACTACCAATGGAAACTCTGACCTTCTCCATCCCTACATTTACGCCACCACCCCTTCTGGCATGCTGTTGTTTTGGTGACTTCAACAGCATTTTCTTCTGAAAACTTCGTCTCAAAATATTGGTTAGCTTCTTACTTCCACTTTCAACTTCAGGTATGAACTTAGGTTCAACAAGATCCTTGTTTTCTTCGTCGATAGCAGGGATTGGTGTCAATGCTGGAAGTGGTGGTGGCGCCTTTACTGATCCCGGTAAAGGAATAAGAGAGTTCCTCCTTGGAGCTGAGGAAGTTGGAATCCTCTGCATTGTGCAGATAGATGCTCTCCCTGTCCGCTTTGGTAAATGGAATTGCTCTGCTGACTCAGGATTATTTTCTTTCTCTGCCATTTCACTGTACTTGCAAGAACCATCAAGATAGGTGGTAGCTGCTGgatatttgtaattattgtaCTCAGCAAGAGGGCGGCTGAGATGTGCCTGGTCTTTGCCTTCACTTGAGTACTTTTGGATTCCCAATGGCCTAGTGCCAACTGATGGCCTAATAACATGATTTGTCTCTTCCACCTGTTGTCTGATCTGTTGCTGTTCTGCTATTTTTGTATCCACATGCTGCCTGGCTAGCTTTCTCTCTACTAAAAGTTGTGATTCAAGTTCCTTAATCTGCAAAATGAAATGAACAAGTGACAGGGAAATAGTCCCTTGAGTTCAAGCACGAAAACACACGATTTATAATAAGAACATATGAAACTCCATCTAAATTACCTTGTCTTGTAAGTTTTTGTTTTTCAGGTCTTTCTCTTTCATCTTCATGTCTAAACCATGGATAGTGTCCTCCATCTTTTTTGCTTGTACCTCTTTGACCTTCATTTCTTGTTTTGTCTTTTCTACCTATGGAGAAGACATAACAGCTCATTACAAAAGAGAGCaagtaattaattttaaaaaaagaacattcAAGATGATCAACTTTCTGTTGAATATAGAGAATTGAATCTCATTCTATTTAAGTACCAATTGTTTGTATCTAAGAAGCTCTGGGCTATCAATTTGCTTCCTTGCAGGCCCCAACTCTATCCCTCTTACTCTACTTGCAAAGTTAAGAGAGCAAAGAGTTTCACTCAAGTCATTTTCATTGGGACTAATTTGTACCAGCATCAGTGTTTTCGAATCTCCACCTATAAATATGAcagtatttttttgttaaagtaAAAATAACAGCATTTTAACAAGATTATAGACAAAAAGTTCTGTGTTCCAGAATTCAACACCAAAAGATGGACAAAGTACCTAGAGAGTCTTGAAGTAAGTGAGTGAGCTTTGAATTTCTGCACACAAGAAAAGGTTTTAGAAACGAAAAAAATTTGTCTCCGAGTAAATACTTATATTTGTTGGTTTCTACCTGAAAGGGATATGAGGACTCTTGGTTGCAAGGGAAGATATAACATCCCCAAGTGCAGAAAGAGACCTATTAATGTTTTGTGTTTCCTTTAGTCGTTCTCCTTGAACTTCTGTTTTGGCTACTCGTTCACTCCCTGCTAGGTCTACCAGCCATAATTTACTTCTAGTACGTTCCCCATTTAACATATTCTCCCCCTTCACCATAACACAATGTATGCTGCATTAACAAAGTAAGATACAATGAACTTCGGCATTGATTTAAATCATAATGATACTCATCAGTAAAAACTCACCAATGGGATCGACTACTGTGCTCATTAGCATTTGTTGATCCAACTGCCCTTGCATTACTCCCAGTCTGCAAAACTTCCCACACTTCACTCATGTTCTTTACGCTTGCTTCAACAAGTCCAGGGACATGATGTATTCCTTCACCCACTTGCCTTATTTCAAGCCTGCAAGTAGACCTTGTCCAATTAAACACATATAAAAGGCCACCTTGAAAAAGAATGCAAGTGTTGCAGCGTTGTATTTCTGGTCTACTACATCTAGCGTGAGATATTTactcaaaatttattatcagGTATGAAGGCAAGcggatatatataaaaaaaaacatttcacCGCTAGTATGATGAAAAAAATTCTCTAGTACGCGAAACAGGTCCATTATTTACTTCATAGAGAAAAATAAATCAGGAAGTATTATATGTCGAATTAATTACTACAGAATTACAGTAATGCTTATCTTTATTACTTATTAGAGTTCGAGAATCAAAACAGAAAGTACGTCAAAAATACTTTTTTGGAAAACTAATGATGTGCTGAATATACATTCTACCGCATATACACATAGGTAAGAAACAAGGACTAAATATACACCATTCTCCTATATTCTGGAGCATCAAGACTACTAGTAGCCTCGCTATAAAGTCCTCATCCCTTGCTAATTTTGACCTAGTTGCATCCGCAAAGAGCTCTCAATTGAAAATTGATGTTGCAGTTGTAGGTTTAGTCATTTGGGACGTTACTTTAATAAGAATTGTAACAAGCATATTTTCCTAAACGAATACATACATGAaccttaataaataaatatattaactgGTTATGGAGCAAACCTTTTTGCAGCTGCTCCTGAATGTGATCCTGGGACAAGCAAATCTCGAATCTGCTCATTATAAACTTCTAAGGCACTGACACAAATTTCATATCGTATTTGATTTTTCCGGTCCTCAATGATGCGAAACAACTCCTCAAGAGTTCGAAAATTAACACCACGAGCTTCATCTGTGCCTTCCATCGTAAAAGTCTTTCCACTTCCTGTCTGCCCGTAAGCAAATATACATACATTGTAACCATCTAGAACTGAAGTTGCAAAGGGAGCAGTATCCTCAAAAACATCAACTGTTTAGACAAGCAAAAGCTAATAAGATATATGATACATGTAAAAGATATTGAGGATACATGTAGAAGCCATTTCATGGGTTGCCAGTTGTTACCTTGGTCTGCCTGCGGACCAAACACAGCATCAAACTTAAATGATTTCTTCAATGCTCCATTAGATTTTACGCTTAGTTCAGAGTCTGTTCCAAAATCAATTGCCATTGAAGCCCCATCAGCAATTTCTTCACTATTCAGAGGTCTGCATCGGCAAAACACCCTAATGTTTCCTACAAGAGCATGATAGGCAACAGTGATGAGCAATAATGAGTCCAGTTATCCACCAGGTTCATAATGTATAGAAGAGAAAACTAAAAGTAACCTTTCAActctaaaattttgttatagagTTCCTTCCTTTCCTTGGCTCCGTTGACATATTTAACCTTGAGATCCTCATTCAATTTAGCTTGATGTGTAACTATTgggaaaaataaaaatcatcttATAAGAGACAAGATAGAGAAATAAAATACAACCTGGGAAGTTCAAAATGGTAGGTATTTACATTTTGACATTATTATAGAGCTCATTTCATTCATATCTGCCACACATTTCTTATACGACAATGCCTCTTCTGCTAAATTAATTTGTTCCAATTTCAATATCTGttggaaaaaattgaaaataaggATTAGTGCATGTTCTTCATTGTTATATTCTATCAGATGCATACTAGCCATGCATATAAATTTCACCTTCAATTTCCTTGTCAAGTCTCCCAGGGATGAGAACCATCTGCTCTTCTCTTTAACCTGTCCCTCTACAGCGAAAGCTGTGAAATACGAGAAATCAACATGTGTGGATTAGGTATCGATTAACTAATTCGATTAACTAATTCAATGGTTGCAAAACAAAATGCAACTGCCATACCCAGTGATCCGACGTGCATGGATTTGCGCATAAGCTCGTTTTGGAGCTCCTGCAAAGAATTTAAAGCCTTTTGGCATTCTTTGCTCTTTTGTTCATTCTCCCTTTTAAGCACCTCCAACATCCTCTTTGTCTCAGCCAGTTCATTTTTCTGACATTCATCAATCTCGGTTTCCTGACACTTGTATTCTGATATAGAGTTCAACAGGGTTCCTTCCACCTTATAATCCTCAAAGCACTAAAGACAGGAACAATTCAAATTTAGATTTCTTAACCATACATTAAAGTGAGAAAAGTTAAAATGGCACCGATTTTACTTggcagaaaatataaaaaaataaaataaaactacttTTGGAGGCGCGCTATGCGCTATCTGAGGTACATTAAAGTTAGAAAAGTTAAAATGGCACTAATTTTACTTAGCAGAAAAAATAGAAGAATAAATAACACTACTTTTGGAGGCGCGCTATGCGCTATCTGAGGGATCCCCATTTGCTTGAACACATCTTCGCTATCTGTAACGGGATTGATGTCCTGGCACTCAAATGCTGATATAGAGTTCAAAAGGCTTCCTTCCACCTTATAATCCTCACAGCACTAAACACAAGAACATTTCcaaattaagaatttttaaacataacTCTCAAGTCAAAAGAGTTAAACGAGAATGATCAAATAGTACTACTTTTGCAGGCACGCAATGCGCTGTCTGAGAGATTCCCATTCGCGTGAGCAATTCAAGCTCTCTGTTATCTGTAACAGAAAGTAAAAGGATTTGTTTAGTATAGCAGAAAAGTTTGCaatattaatttctttaattattgAAGTGAGAGGTAATCACTTCAGAAGAAAGATGAAAGATAGTCAGCTTACATGCTGAAGAGTTTTTCCTGATAGAAATGCCACATACAATAGGGCTTCCAACTACACCTTCAAATCTAATTGTCAAGCCCTCATCACCCTTGACAAATATTTGTAGATCGGGTATAACCAAAGGGCTATTCGCGCCAACACGAGCAAAAATATCTAAGCAGGAAATAACCTACAAAAGGAATATAAGATGCTTTAAATATCAGATTCCTCAGGCAAAGGAGCAGTAAATCATGTTACTAGTTTCCCAATATGTCTGACTCCTCTTACCTTCTCTTCTTGAATAAATACATCAAACACTCTCATCCCAGAAGGACCTTCGGTGAAAACAATTTCAGCAAAATGTAGATCGACAATGTAAACTCCAGACTCCGGTGTCCTGAAGTAATAAAAAAAGTTACCAAATCTTGCAGTCCGATAAAGGGAGAACTCCTGCTTATCCCCAATCATCGCATCAGCATTTGTGGTATCACCTCCGTCAAAACAAGTGTCCTCTATAAATTTCGTCTCGCCACAAATGACACTGGTATCAGCAGATCCTGAGTTAATGCTTATAATTGGAATGGCATCTTCTAAGAGACTGTCTTCAATTGCTGGTTGTGGAAAAAGCTCAAACGAAGATTCTGTATATTCATCTTCTGCTGAAATCTTTTTAGCAGTTAATACCTCCGGATTTCCCCCCATTTCAGACCCATTAATGCCATTTTCCAATGAAACCTCAGTAGATGCTCCCATCAAAAGTTCAAGTGAATCCTTATTACCTCCTCCCCGAAAATCAGGTGATTCTTCACAGACAACTAAATCAGGTGATGCCATAGACAACCTTACCATGGATGGACCTATAATTTAAACAAGAAGATCATAATCAAACCAAATCTTGATGAcccatttcaaaaaattataaaccctcaaaaaatcacaattactAAGATCTAAACAATTAAACCAAATCTTGATGAcccatttcaaaaataataatcaatcaTAATTGAATCAATCCAATCTTCTTAATTGAGCCAAATCTTGATGACCCATTTACAAAAAATCAACTTTCTAGATAAATCACCATCACTAAAACCACTTGACATCAAATCACCAACATCTTAATCATAATCACACAAATTAACAAACcctttataataattaaaacaaaaatcacaCAATCAAAAGTGTCTAAACCTTACCAGGAGTGAAATCAGAGTAACATTCATCCACATCCCCCATTCTTGAACCCTCCAATTGAATCAATGAGTCTGCGagatttggaaaaaaaacacaaaagttTAAAAAGAACCCAATTGAGACACAACTAAAAGAACCCCTTTTGACAAACAAGATTTACAATTGAGACAAAGATTATTACAGTTTTGTTGGCAAGAAACATCGGTGATGAGAAGTGGGTCCAGCCAATGATCATCATCATCTCCCATTAGAAAAAGCTAAGTTAAAACAAAACCCTAAAAGGAAAAGATATGagttatatataaagattacAGAGATGATTGCTTGTTCAAAAATTGTGAATGTGTTGTGCAAAAGGGTGAATTGAAGATTCCGataatttcggttttttttcaGTTTTGGGTAGGGAGGACCGTTAGTGTTTTGAAATTCGAAATCTATTGGCCGGGGAATATAGTATTAGCTGTCCTAAGAATCTAATGTCCCAGCTAATTAAtgagtattttatttttgaaggaAAATAAGAATATGAGATTGTGATTTGGAAATTGAAGATCTTGTAGTTTTTTCATGTATGAAAATTGATgttttaagagcatctccaacgatgTTGGTTATAATTGTCGGCTAAATTGGACccgtaagatattatgtaaaatttgctcaaTCTATAAGACATTTTGTTTCAGTGGTtctgactatattggttggttataatttaaaaataatatgttattaatattttaaattgttaaaatagaatatatatcagttcaatatgataataaatgatgtacaatcttcctacagatattcttacagacctgtagaggttcaacaaatttagccatccacagGAGgctggctaaatttatagacaatagctgagcatggttggagttgagtttttgaagctgttggctaattttttttattttaagtatgtcaattcatcttttagccaagggctttaaatggttggagatgctctaacgagTTTACGAATTGTGGCGTAAAACGATGACCAGGTCTCGTCTTTGTAaggataaaatatactccctccgtccttttttTAGTTGtaacatttctatttttgttagtcaaattgactaatgttTGATAGAGATTataaatcacacttttattgttttaaaaaattgaaaattatatcttaaaatagattaaaagtcATTTCTgctgacatattttttttgttttatcaattaataaaatattaatggaTTTCAGTCAggttttggtcaatttgaccgtcaCAAAACCAAATGAGAGTAcatccctccgtttctttatgTTAGTCGCTTTGagtttttgcacgtattttgagatgtaaaaaaattatatttctatatattatttttcaaaatttctttttttaataaaaatatagatattaaatttttattcagaaaaaaattaaaaaataacacGTGGAAGTATGTTTCTTATACACCTCAaatgcacaaagtcaaagccaCTGACCTAAAGAAACAGAGGGACTAATATGATAGTAACAGGTTGGTGGTTATAGTTGTCGATCCACTATTACAATAAATGTCTATACACTaacaattatttttgtttaggTGAAAGGTTTTTGTTGGGGAAGATTTTCGTGCATATAGAAagtcatcattattaatgagattatttaataaattattttaaatatttttgtaataaagtttaatatttaaacttttaaataaaaataaaatattaacaataaattataaaattatattttatacccGACTTGAAATGTGTTTTGAAGAATGGTAAAAACTGATAAAATAGGATGAAGAaaataaatgttaaaatattttcattacatgtatatttattgataaaaatttatataagatCACATTTATGATAGGGCTATCCGATATACATTTTTAATGCAAAATATAAGGAAACAATAATGTAACATTGGAAAGCCCATTTGATGGTGGGCCTTAACTCTCAAACCCTAACGAAGGGCTTATGTTTCTTATTTACATTTTCACATTTCTTGACctatttgtgtaaaaaaataagaagtatTTTTACAAAGTGGTGAGGAAGAAGTTAGAAATAGAAAATGCTAGCTTTCTTTTATGAACACTTTAGTAACTTATActctaattattaatttacttctcactacTACTTCACTCTTTTACTTTAAGAAAGAAaccacttattttaaactaacCCGAATGCTCCTTAATCTCCTGAGATTTGctagaaataataaatttaataaaagatggtttccttacaaaaaaaagaagatgattTTAAAAtctgtatttcatttcaaatgatggatttcaagTGATAGAATTTcagatttatattaaaatttgaatatctagatttcaaatgaaatccaaatcaaaATTCCCAAACAACTTATTTGATCACACctaggatttcaaatgaaatttcaCATTCCCAACAGGTCAGCATATCTAACCTTATAAAATATCTTCAGCccaataaaatttttaactaaaaaaatacatagcacatcatataaatataattcatagACAATATGCATAGATTTCACCACACGGGATATAAAAAAGCATTATAGTAAACTTCCTGATGTTGGTTATATTTGTCAAACCTGTGGGGTTTGTAGTGAAATATCATACCATTTATTAtcatgttaaaataatatattttattaacaataacttgaaataataatagcatatgatttttaatatacattCAAATATTATAGTCAGTCCGAACAATCTCTTAGGAATTTAACAAATTTACGTAATCTCTTAAGAGTCCAACTTAGTCGTTTATTTTTTGCCAACATCATTAAAGATACTCCAACACATATTACTCCGAGGatattaactatattttaaagatacatgatgttgttgttgttgttgttcttattattattattattattattattattattattattattattattattattattattattattattattattattattataagttgttataaaataaaatatattatttaatatgataatatatacatGGCTATAATTGTCAATCCACTACAGATATGCAGTaaatgccacatcatcaattaccatattaaaacaatattttcaatttataacaatttgaaataattcaacatgttatattcaaaaaaaaggtttgtctagtgtgtgtccatggACACATGCTAAACGcggaattttatatgtttggaaaattttgattggtgtggctGTTGCATTTgtagggggtccaccattattaagatacaaaagccaatcaaaatctactaaatttataaaattccgcgctcagcatgtgctcatgagcacacatttgaaaaaccgaaaaaaatagTATAATCAGACTCGagattcttaaatttttaaacaacttgtGAGAACCCGTTGAAGCACTCATTTCATTTTCACCTATcctatttaaatttgaaattaaaattaaacttgTCTCAGAGAGTATATTACAAATATTGGCAGgatattgcgtgagctcgtgatTTACCTAATGCGCACGCGAATGGTAGCGGCTGCAGGTTCCtacgtcaaaaaaaataaaaaaaaatattacacttTGCGGTCATAATCAAGCTTACGCTGCTCAAACTCTTTACACTTGCTACTCTGAGTCTTACACTTGGGGGTCGTCATCGAAGCCTACTGTGTACTAACCTAGAAGGCCCGCAGGAAGAACTTAGAACTGTTGTTGCCAGACTAGACTAGACTGTATTGTGTTTAATTGcatgaaataaaaacaaaagccACTTTTATTTGATAGTTAAGTTACAACAAATCACACGGCTTTTAATTTCTACACATTATAAATAAATGCCAATAATACCACGTCTTTACTCTTAATCACACATGCAGCCTCCAAATCAGATTTTTTCGGCTTTGATTAGCACTAACTAAGTGTGGTAGCTGCGAGTAGTCTCTCACATACTTGCGTGCTCACTCCGTTGGTGGTTTTTGTAATATACCAAAGGTCCAACATGTCCTATTCGCAGAAGATCAAATTAGGCTCACTACGTCACGAAACAGTTTGTTTGTTATGAAACGTAAAGATAGAGCTTAGATTTTCCGCGAAACTTCGTTGATGCGGGAGACGTGTGCAGGGTCTTATTTTATGACCCGTGGATAATCTTCTACTAGTATTCCATCAATAGGATTAGTGTAGTAAAAATTTGCATAATGCTTGCAAGACAGATTATGAGATTTGCATCATATATGCACGCAGaagtgttttgaaatataaatagtCTGACCTTTTAACATGTACTTCTAAGTTTTGGACCgtattgttaaaattattatttttgattattttataataaaaatatttgattgatattttaattatgaaaagaaatttttaaaaataatgacttTAATCATacggtcaaaaaatttaaaattatgtgtcaaaaaatcaaacgacctTTATATTGTTTTAATTCTTGACGCATAGTCAAAGTAGGATTATTGTTTGGAAAGGCAGAGATCGAAAAAGTAATTAACAAAATGATAATGATCCCGCCTTGCGAGTTCATGTGATTAATGGATATTCCTTTTACTTGTGTTATCATGATAAAGTTGCGGATATTGGATATTCTTTTTACTTGTGTTATCACGGTAAGGGCCTCGCTGAACTCGAAGACTATTAACAACAATTAACTTCTGTGCACTGTGCCTAGGCCAGTTGGAAAGGGGGATCAACAACCTTCATAGACAGGGGACCAGAAGCCATACATAAAGTCACATCTCCCCAATCTAATGGCTCTCATAAGAAGTTGCAATCTGGCCAGAAGCACTCCATGGAGAAGTTCTACTAGGCCTCTAGAGTCTAGTCGGCTACTGATGAGCACAAATTGCTCAACATTGTATTCATCAATCCCTTACTTTGAAAAATAACCAATGGTATTATGCATTTTAAAGATCATTATCATATGTCTACTGATACCTAATTCAATATTAGCTCACAGAGCAACTGAGACATTGAATTCAATTACCAAAATCTACGGTCCCTTTTGCAAGGATATCAAGAATTCATACATGTGGTACTGGTATCATGGTAGCCATAGTATAGTCATTTTCGTCGCTGATAAGACAACTTCcctatatttatttcaaaaagtaAAGGACGGCAGTACAGTTCATTGTTTTTATCTTGCAGCAACGACGTGTGAAGCAGGCAATTGCGCCTTCTCAGCCTATAAATAAGCGTTGAAATTGTTGCTCCTTGCAAGCCATTTTTCATAGTTAGGGAAGCTCAACTTTGAAAGATATGATGGCTAAGATACAAACACTGAGGTTTGTGACAGAAGTTGCTCCACCGCGATTCATTTCAGTGATTAGGCGGCCCATGAAGAAACTTCTGGCCACCATTCATGAGGAAGAGAGTGAAATCACAGGCAGAAGCCTCCCTGCGTCTTTGGCTAATAGCCCAACAGACCACGAGAAGAAACTGTGAACTCAGACTTTTGGCCTCGacgcatatttttatattaattagaaaataatgAACCAGGGCAGTTTGCAGTTGCAGTTGCAGTTGCAGCGCTGCAGTGGCATGCTATCTTTACTATTCTCTTTCGAAGGACAAAATTTTCGTTCCTCAGTGTCTGCATTTTATAGACAATGATGAACTTGGGTCTTGAGGAACTTTAGTTAACGGCTTCTCGTCTACATTTCAATGTGTAGggagaacagagtttgtaatttgtttCTGTACCTTGCTTCTTTTCTTAGCATAATA
Coding sequences:
- the LOC108223077 gene encoding kinesin-like protein KIN-14Q, with amino-acid sequence MGDDDDHWLDPLLITDVSCQQNYSLIQLEGSRMGDVDECYSDFTPGPSMVRLSMASPDLVVCEESPDFRGGGNKDSLELLMGASTEVSLENGINGSEMGGNPEVLTAKKISAEDEYTESSFELFPQPAIEDSLLEDAIPIISINSGSADTSVICGETKFIEDTCFDGGDTTNADAMIGDKQEFSLYRTARFGNFFYYFRTPESGVYIVDLHFAEIVFTEGPSGMRVFDVFIQEEKVISCLDIFARVGANSPLVIPDLQIFVKGDEGLTIRFEGVVGSPIVCGISIRKNSSAYNRELELLTRMGISQTAHCVPAKCCEDYKVEGSLLNSISAFECQDINPVTDSEDVFKQMGIPQIAHSAPPKCFEDYKVEGTLLNSISEYKCQETEIDECQKNELAETKRMLEVLKRENEQKSKECQKALNSLQELQNELMRKSMHVGSLAFAVEGQVKEKSRWFSSLGDLTRKLKILKLEQINLAEEALSYKKCVADMNEMSSIIMSKFTHQAKLNEDLKVKYVNGAKERKELYNKILELKGNIRVFCRCRPLNSEEIADGASMAIDFGTDSELSVKSNGALKKSFKFDAVFGPQADQVDVFEDTAPFATSVLDGYNVCIFAYGQTGSGKTFTMEGTDEARGVNFRTLEELFRIIEDRKNQIRYEICVSALEVYNEQIRDLLVPGSHSGAAAKRLEIRQVGEGIHHVPGLVEASVKNMSEVWEVLQTGSNARAVGSTNANEHSSRSHCIHCVMVKGENMLNGERTRSKLWLVDLAGSERVAKTEVQGERLKETQNINRSLSALGDVISSLATKSPHIPFRNSKLTHLLQDSLGGDSKTLMLVQISPNENDLSETLCSLNFASRVRGIELGPARKQIDSPELLRYKQLVEKTKQEMKVKEVQAKKMEDTIHGLDMKMKEKDLKNKNLQDKIKELESQLLVERKLARQHVDTKIAEQQQIRQQVEETNHVIRPSVGTRPLGIQKYSSEGKDQAHLSRPLAEYNNYKYPAATTYLDGSCKYSEMAEKENNPESAEQFHLPKRTGRASICTMQRIPTSSAPRRNSLIPLPGSVKAPPPLPALTPIPAIDEENKDLVEPKFIPEVESGSKKLTNILRRSFQKKMLLKSPKQQHARRGGGVNVGMEKVRVSIGSRGKMMAQRVLNGNGRRVAKDTPQKQQGHREKERGWNTGTAVRAAI